A genome region from Mercenaria mercenaria strain notata chromosome 11, MADL_Memer_1, whole genome shotgun sequence includes the following:
- the LOC123532873 gene encoding calmodulin-like protein 5: protein MSLTPEQCEQFWNCTDVDCSGELTIQELKAGIHKYNPNISDQDCAKMFCDIDKSGDKRITKEEFLKEMQEKPKRSETLCQLFNDYDTSGDGKLAQDELAKLLATFFKERDPQEVMKEFLKYVDTSGDNMVSYEEFRNYFG from the exons ATGTCCTTGACACCTGAGCAGTGTGAACAGTTCTGGAACTGTACCGACGTGGACTGTAGCGGCGAGCTGACGATCCAAGAACTGAAAGCCGGCATTCACAAGTACAATCCCAATATTTCTGACCAGGACTGCGCT aaaatgttttgcGACATTGATAAAAGCGGGGACAAGAGAATCACTAAAGAAGAATTCTTAAAAGAAATGCAGGAGAAACCAAAACGCTC AGAGACATTGTGTCAGTTGTTCAATGACTACGACACCAGTGGGGATGGAAAACTTGCTCAAGACGAACTAGCCAAACTACTTGCTACATTTTTCAAAGAGAGAGACCCACAGGAAGTCATGAAAGAGTTCTTAAAATATGTTGACACAAGCGGTGATAATATGGTCTCCTATGAAGAATTTAGAAACTATTTTGGATAA
- the LOC123532464 gene encoding calcium-binding protein SPEC 2A-like → MSLTMQQIEDFWRVADTDNSGDLTIQELAVAIRKYSRDVSDAEIAGMFCAVDKDESKRMSKREFIAEMNERQKRAVAMEKLFKQYDKDGSKTLSRGELIEMIRSCFPEDQANYVVGKFLCYCDNGDGIITFGEFKKFFG, encoded by the exons ATGTCACTTACCATGCAGCAGATTGAGGATTTCTGGCGTGTTGCCGACACTGATAACAGCGGCGATCTGACCATACAAGAGCTAGCGGTTGCCATCAGAAAGTATAGCCGTGATGTTTCTGACGCCGAAATAGCT GGCATGTTTTGTGCCGTCGACAAAGATGAAAGCAAACGGATGTCAAAAAGAGAATTTATAGCGGAAATGAACGAACGACAAAAACGAGC AGTCGCAATGGAAAAACTATTTAAGCAGTATGACAAAGACGGCAGTAAGACCTTAAGCAGAGGTGAACTTATCGAAATGATTAGGAGTTGTTTCCCAGAGGATCAAGCGAATTATGTCGTCGGAAAATTCCTCTGTTATTGTGACAATGGAGACGGGATCATAACATTCGGCGAATTCAAAAAATTTTTCGGATAG